In Anomaloglossus baeobatrachus isolate aAnoBae1 chromosome 2, aAnoBae1.hap1, whole genome shotgun sequence, the DNA window ACACACGCAGCGAATCATTGCCAACGTGAGAGAGCGGCAGCGCACACAGTCCCTAAACGATGCCTTTGCAGAGCTCCGAAAGATCATTCCTACGTTGCCATCTGATAAGCTAAGCAAAATACAGACCCTGAAGCTGGCTTCACGCTATATTGATTTCCTGTACCAGGTGTTGCAGAGTGATGAGCTGGACCACAAGATTGCCAGCTGTAACTATCTTGCCCATGAAAGACTCAGCTATGCCTTCTCTGTGTGGAGAATGGAAGGTGCCTGGTCCATGTCTGCATCCCACTGAACCCACCAATGATGCCTCTCTTGTCTGCTGTGTAAGAAGGTACGTGGATACCAGAAAGCATGTCACATATTTATATGAAGTCGGCATTAGATACTTATTACAAGGAAGAGGAATAAGTCAGGTTATCTGGACGTTTTAGATGACCACTTTGGATCTTCTATGATTTGTCTTAGCAGATAACGTATCATGAAATGAAGGAACACCAGAATTACATATGGTTTTCTCGTGAATCCAAATATTCCAAATTCCATACAATCAAAGCTAATACTTTAAATATTGCTGTTAAAAGGCGTATAAATATCCCACTGTTAGAATCCGCACTCTCCAGCTGCGACAAGCCCACCTAAGGTTAGTGATATACGACCTTCTTAGCAGCACACTCAGTCTTGCAGAAGCACATGTCACTTATACCTTTGCCATATGAACTTGCAGCTAAACAGAAGGGGCGACATGCACTCCTGTTGTAAATTAGACAATATCACGGTCAGGCTGACCTAGGCCACATTATCACTTTTCATGGCTAATCATGTCTCCTGTGCGGAAACTAGGAACAAGCACTTCCTTCATTACATTATCCAGGCTGATTGAATTGTACAACTAGTAACGCTTTCACCACACTTGGCTCTAGGCAAGGTGCTCAGCGCATTGTTCATAGCCCACTAACCAGACGTGACTCCTTGGAATGGATGACTGAACAATATAGTAATATACCATCTATTAATATTATGTTGTAGTTATATTAGGCCTCTGTATTGTAACACATACATGTAATATCCAGTGATTACTGCCTACGGTCCCTCTAAGGAGACCATCCCAACATGTGAAATTATATATTATATGATCCTTGTGCAAGTCATTTCTAAACTCCAAGAAGTAATAAAAAGATACTTTGGATACAACTTATTTTTATAACCCATCCTCTTTACATTCAAATCCATCATGTTGTAATTTATCCAAACCACATCTCCCGATAGTGTACTTTCCATAAAATCTACTTCCTGACATCTATATAATCCACCTATTAGCCATGTTCAAGATTACATCCAATCAGAAACCTTACTTATTTCTTAAACATGAACCTCCCTTTTTGATCCTTTGGACCAGTGTACAAAACATGTTGACTTATTGTATTATTTTATTGTCTTTATCACGATAAACGTCCCAAAGTCCAACATGAAATGTGCGTTTTATCTTCAGATGGCAATTCCCTATTACAGAAGTCTTTACAGCAACTTAAGGAAGCCTCCAGAGATCTCAGGGCTCACGTCAACGAGCACAGATCTGTGCCGCTCACTTTGCTTCTTATGTTGTCTGTAGAACATGGATTATTTATTTTGTGTTGACAAGGCCAATATCATAGCACAAAGTCTTCATCCTCACAGGAGCCTCATGTTTTCTACCATTCCAGTTTCTGCATTCGGGATTTTGCAAAATAAAAATGACTTTTTGTCACTGAACACATGGGGGGCTGCAGAGCACCACGATGTCGGATTTAGTTGTACTACATAATCTGGCTGGGCTTACATCATGGCTTCATATGCTAAAGTCATCACTTTAGTATCCTATTATATACACTCAGTAAGTAATAAAGTGTTTATATTCCCTGAAGTCGTATCATAAACCGTTAGAAATCGGAGGCAGTGGAATTCAAGTCAAAGTGTTCCAAGGCAAAATAGACATGGGTTGTCATTACCCCCGACCCTGTCACATGCTACACCCAGGGCAGGTGCTATACAGACCTAAATCTGTGCAGATTTAACATATGTTATATCATGTAAGCAGCTCAATATACAGACAGCAGAGCTATAGATCCTAAAGAATGGACTGGAGGCAACTGGACCTCTCTCCtggaccagtctgtgccttgtattgttcatgggtattgtcctttttttaattatgtattcccTTTTTCcacgtaaagtgccatggaataaatggcactataatattaaataataataactgTCAATGACATTAAAAAAGGAAAAGTCTTGATATAAAAAGCAGATATATACTATATAATTTTCATTATATTTAGTGGTGGGAGTAGTATGAAGATACAATTATATTGTGTTTATTttatctctattatatatatatatatatatatatatatatatatatatatatatatatatatatatatatatacatatatacacacataataagAGATACAATTATATTGGgattattttattttatcttaATACTACTCCAACCAATAAATATAATGACTTAACTATATGCCACCACTACTAATAATGATGATAACGATAACATATGCATCTTTAGCATTGCTGTTCCCACTGTTCATTTTACTAATGATGAGATAAATAATAAAACTAAGTGATAGCAGACTAATACTATTAGTAACACACCATTTCTAATACTGTGATAACTATTAACtgaaattaataataattattatgggATGACTAATACAACAAAATAATAATATCTTTCATACTACTAATGCCACCAGCCAAATTCTATTACCGTGATATACTAAATATATCAGAAATTGTGCTAAATTATATCGTAAATACATGTACTAGTAATGACACTTCTATTATGTCACTTCTTTTCGACTATAATAATTGTATCATTTATACTTTTGGCTAAAGTACAATTCTAATTTTGTATCTATTGACTAATAGTAGCAATACCTTTACACATTACTTCAAagacataaaaaagcaacaaaagctGATGATGAGTGTAACACATTAATATTATCAGTCACCTCCAGTCGTATGTCTTCTGGTAATACCATGAATGCTATCACATTAGAGGCAAATAA includes these proteins:
- the LOC142290550 gene encoding twist-related protein 2-like, which produces MKEEGTCPDSPEGSLVTSEEEAERQQRKAIRKRTVLVGKGGEGRVPLSPPCKRNKRSPQLDTFEDVHTQRIIANVRERQRTQSLNDAFAELRKIIPTLPSDKLSKIQTLKLASRYIDFLYQVLQSDELDHKIASCNYLAHERLSYAFSVWRMEGAWSMSASH